The nucleotide sequence GGCGGGGCGGGAGCCGAAGGGGGAGCCGGCGCCTTGCCAGAAGGCACCGCGGGAGATGACGAGCTCCTTTGTTGGGGGGGCgtccttgatggcggtggtggggtggtcaATGGCTAGGCCGACGGCCTTGAGCTGGGAGGAGAGCTTGTCGGCGCCGGAGCcgaagagggcgaggcgGAAGGCTTCCTCGGAGGGGCGGAGGATGAAGACGGCGTAGGTGATGAGCCACACTTGGCCGACGGTGGGTGGTTGCTCGCTCCTccaggtgatggagacggACGGCGTCCGTTTTGCTCTGCCCCAggcggtgttgttggagtcTTTTGGCTTATCGCCGAGCTTGAGGTCCTCGGGAGCTGTGAAGAAGATGGCATCGTTGTGAATAGGCTCGCGAAGGGGCTTGAGGCCCTTACGGGCTTGGAGCTGGAAGCCTTCCTGGCCCTTGACGACGTGGTAGGCGGTCTGGTaggggtgagggagtttgaggatggGCTCGGAAGACGCAGCGTACTCCGCGAGTTGGAGACGCGCTTTTGTTTGCGTTGACACCATTGTGATACTGTGTGATCGGGTTCGCGGGAGAAACGTATGACGACACTACTACACTGATGAGAGAGTGGTAGTTTTGTCTGACACTCAAGAGGACTACACgtagcttttttttttttttacaccTTCGGAAAAGCTGTCCCAATTCGTCTTCACATGTCCAGTGGGAAAATAAACAGAAAGAATAAAACAAGgatgcccctcccccactaGACTCGCAATGAAATGCAACCCCCAGGGCAACTCGCAACCGAAGAGATGCTTCTCGGGTCAAACGAGGACCGAAGGCGTGGCTCCTAGATCCATAGTGCCGGTGAAAACCGGTTTGCTGCTTTCATCTTTCCAGCCAAAGGCTCCGAAACGATGGCCAATGGAAAGGGGGCTCAGGGGGTGGTTGCACAGAAGCCATGGCGTGCTGGGGAACGGATCTGATAACTTTGTTCGGACGCCAGAAAGCGGATCAGATAATTTTTGTCTGCAGACCCCTGTCAGACCTCCACCCTTGGCCAACCGACCTCGGAGGGAGGGGACACAGAACAGAAGACTTGAGAAATTTCGAGGACGTTGTGTGACTTTGATGGCATCATTCTGCAGGCCGTGGCAACTGGCAAGTCTTTCCTCGTTGTAAAGAACCGTGTCACAAGAATAAAAGAGTGAGGCACGAACTCAGCTGTAGGAAGGTCTTCTCTTCCGAGACAGAGACGAAAAAAACGGGAAAACCCACTACACAAAGACTTGGCATGATTAATCTTATCAGATCGTTTTGATGCCGGCTATTCTGAGGCATTTTACAGGGGTTGCAGTGGACAGTGCGGGTCTGAAAATCATACCATTGCCCCCTGCTCAGTTGCAGCCCTCGACTTTATCAGATGGAGCTAGCACCAAACTGTCCATCTCGTCCTTTCCGCTCTTCACGGCAAACCTCTGCGAGCCAAGTTTCTCGgagcaagagagaaaaaTCTGCCATGCACCCCACCTTCTCTGTGTTCCAGCCGAGGATCTTCACTTCTTCTCCTACCGACTGACCGCATCCGATGGAGAAACGAAGCACTGGAGATGCTGTTCACGCAGTCCAGGTCTGACTCGACAGGCCCAAGGTCAGGGGACAGCAGCATCACAACAGGATCGGTGGCAGGGGAGCTTGGGTGGATCACATCTTATCAATCTAATCAATGGCTGGCTGGACATGCCGACATGAGGGCGCGTCACATTCACGATTGGCCACCGGTTGCCAGGAAGCCTGGCCATGCGGCACAAATTTTGTCTCCAGCAAAAGGGGgaccccccccctccttctgcTTCGTGGGTGTGTAGGGCCGCATGCCATCCCGTCATAACCCTCCCGTTGCCGGCCCCGGCATGGCGGTTCTCGACTCTTCTGGGATGTCTTGTAATTTGTTGAAAAAGTTGTGAAGCCGTTCTGTCGTTCTGGTAGTACCAATCTTGCTCTTGTCGACCGGAGCTTTTACATTCGTTAATATCGAGCCGAGAATAGACCCCGAGCTTCTCGCTATCGCCGTTCCTCCAGACAGCCGGGAATCACACAGTTCAGGCCGGATTGTTATCAAAATGTCTGCCGTACAAAATCCCGTCGAAGAGGCCGTTGTCCTCCCACAACCTCAGAGGCTGTCCCTTCTCAAGGGCCCAACAGATCCTCCTCTTGTCGACCTCACCCTCGGAGAACTCCTCAACCTTCAGTGCCTGCACCACGGAAACAGAGAGGGAATTGTGATTCCATGGACAGGAGCGAGATGGACCTACAACGAGCTCAATCACCACAGTCGGCTGCTGGCCGCCGCCCTTCTAGAGATGGGCATCGGTGTTGGTGACAGAGTCGGCATCATGGCTGGCAACTGCGAACAATATGCTGCTGTTTTCTTCGCCGCCACCAGGATAGGAGCCATTCTCGTCATCATGAACAACACTTATACCCCTACTGAGGCCTTGTACGGTCTCGCCTTCTCGGGTATGTCTCAGCTCTGATGGGTGATCACCGTGATGCTAACAACGATCCAGAATGCAAGGttttcttcaccaccaagaagatTGGCCGTCTCGATCAAGGCCCGCTACTCACACAACTTGCTGCCAGAGCGACTGGCCCCAAGGTTGTGATCCTTCGCGGTGATTCCGAGGGTTACCCAACCTACAAGGAGCTTCTCACTCAAGGAGCTAGGGTAGATCCCGAGCGCCTTCATCATGCTGAGAGCAAGGTGCTTCCTCACCTTGTTTGCAACCTCCAGTTCACCAGCGGCACAACCGGTCTTCCCAAAGCTGCAATGCTCACTCATCACAACATTGTCAACAACTCCAGGTTCATCGGAGACCGCATGAGACTCACACACAACGACGTTCTCTGCTGCCCGCCTCCTCTGTTCCACTGCTTCGGTCTGGTGCTTGGCCTCATGGCCGTCATCACTCACGGTGGAAAGATCATCTACCCTGCCGAGGTGTTCGACGCACCTGCTACCCTCCGCACCATCATTGAGGAACAGTGCACCGCTGTTCATGGCGTCCCCGCCATGTTCGACAGTCTTTTGGCTCTTCCCAAAGCCAAGAATCTCAAGGCGGCCGACCTCCGACTCCGCACCGGCATCGTGGCCGGCGCCCCCGTCCCTCGCTACCTGATGGAGCTCATGGTCTCCAAGCTCGGCATGAAGGAGTTCACATCCAGCTACGGTCTCACCGAGGCCTCTCCCACTTGCTTCAACGCTTTCACCGACGACCCCATCGACACCCGTCTCACCACCGTTGGCACTCTGATGCCTCACGCCCGAGCCAAGATTGTGGACCGCGACGGTGTGATTGTGCCCATCGGCACCCGGGGTGAGCTCTGCATCGGCGGGTACCAGCTCCAGGCCGGCTACTGGAACAACTCGGAAAAGACCAACGACTGCATGATGAAGGACGAGGCCGGCGTCTTGTGGCTGCACACCGGTGACGAGGCCGTCTTTGACGAGCGTGGATACTGCACCATTACCGGTCGGTTCAAGGACATCATCATTCGAGGAGGGGAGAACATCTACCCGCTCGAGATTGAAGAACGGCTGGTCGCCCACCCGTCCATCTCCATGGCTGTGGTTGTCGGGCTGAAGGATGCACACTATGGCGAGGTTGTCGGTGCGTTTCTTCAGCTTGACCCTGCTCACACTGCTAGCACGAAGCCCAC is from Podospora pseudopauciseta strain CBS 411.78 chromosome 5 map unlocalized CBS411.78m_5.2, whole genome shotgun sequence and encodes:
- a CDS encoding uncharacterized protein (COG:I; EggNog:ENOG503NUND), which gives rise to MSAVQNPVEEAVVLPQPQRLSLLKGPTDPPLVDLTLGELLNLQCLHHGNREGIVIPWTGARWTYNELNHHSRLLAAALLEMGIGVGDRVGIMAGNCEQYAAVFFAATRIGAILVIMNNTYTPTEALYGLAFSECKVFFTTKKIGRLDQGPLLTQLAARATGPKVVILRGDSEGYPTYKELLTQGARVDPERLHHAESKVLPHLVCNLQFTSGTTGLPKAAMLTHHNIVNNSRFIGDRMRLTHNDVLCCPPPLFHCFGLVLGLMAVITHGGKIIYPAEVFDAPATLRTIIEEQCTAVHGVPAMFDSLLALPKAKNLKAADLRLRTGIVAGAPVPRYLMELMVSKLGMKEFTSSYGLTEASPTCFNAFTDDPIDTRLTTVGTLMPHARAKIVDRDGVIVPIGTRGELCIGGYQLQAGYWNNSEKTNDCMMKDEAGVLWLHTGDEAVFDERGYCTITGRFKDIIIRGGENIYPLEIEERLVAHPSISMAVVVGLKDAHYGEVVGAFLQLDPAHTASTKPTVEEVREWCRRKLGKHKAPTHVFWLGHDGVPAAVPLTGSGKVRKFEMAQLGNKLLEGAKAKL